A region of Mesorhizobium sp. AR02 DNA encodes the following proteins:
- a CDS encoding GFA family protein, with protein sequence MAKHQGGCLCGAVRYSTEAAPINERICHCRLCQRAIGAAFNARVLFRIDDVTIEGPLATVNTSPDLKRGFCPSCGTTMFSRRDSAGIIGITTGSLDDPTVFRPQMHIFTASKQPWVVLDDGLPQHEGAPPPG encoded by the coding sequence ATGGCTAAACATCAGGGCGGGTGCCTGTGCGGAGCGGTGCGCTACAGCACCGAAGCGGCTCCCATCAACGAACGCATCTGCCATTGCCGGCTTTGCCAGAGGGCGATCGGCGCCGCCTTCAACGCGCGCGTGCTGTTTCGCATCGATGATGTGACGATCGAGGGGCCATTAGCGACGGTGAACACCTCGCCCGATCTCAAGCGCGGTTTTTGCCCGAGCTGCGGCACGACGATGTTTTCGCGGCGCGATTCGGCCGGCATCATCGGCATCACCACCGGTTCGCTTGATGATCCCACGGTCTTCAGGCCGCAGATGCACATTTTCACCGCCTCGAAGCAGCCTTGGGTGGTGCTCGATGACGGCCTGCCGCAACATGAAGGCGCTCCGCCGCCAGGTTGA
- a CDS encoding undecaprenyl-diphosphate phosphatase, with amino-acid sequence MADICTQGVDTGFVGLGYAKVAFLGLVQGITELLPISSTAHMRIVPAVLGWQDPGSAFSAAMQLAALAAVISYFWGDVRDLLFGSLDALTRRDFADRHFRLASWIVLATIPIVIAGVALSGVLNACNSPLRSLSVIGWACIAMAILLALAELFARHKRTMAEASLADALLVGVAQIGALIPGVSRSGSTLTAALGLGFKRAEAARFSFLLGLPAIALAGLKELWELHKVHLDAHGWSVLATGLVVASLSAFFAIWGLMRVLERFSAWPFVIYRGLLGVVLLLGVAMGWLA; translated from the coding sequence ATGGCTGACATCTGCACTCAAGGCGTAGACACCGGCTTCGTCGGCCTGGGATATGCCAAGGTCGCCTTTCTCGGCCTGGTGCAGGGCATCACCGAATTGCTGCCGATTTCCTCGACGGCCCATATGCGCATCGTGCCGGCGGTGCTCGGCTGGCAGGATCCGGGCTCGGCCTTCTCCGCCGCCATGCAGCTTGCCGCCCTTGCCGCCGTGATCAGCTATTTCTGGGGCGACGTCAGGGATCTCCTGTTCGGCTCGCTCGACGCTCTCACGCGACGCGACTTCGCCGACCGGCATTTCCGGCTGGCTTCCTGGATCGTGCTGGCGACGATCCCGATCGTCATTGCCGGCGTCGCGCTGTCGGGTGTGCTCAACGCCTGCAATTCGCCGCTGCGCAGCCTGAGCGTGATCGGCTGGGCCTGCATCGCCATGGCGATCCTGCTGGCGCTCGCCGAGCTTTTCGCCCGCCACAAGCGCACCATGGCGGAAGCGTCGTTGGCCGACGCACTGCTTGTCGGCGTGGCCCAGATCGGCGCGCTGATACCCGGCGTCTCGCGCTCGGGTTCGACCTTGACGGCAGCACTCGGGCTCGGCTTCAAGCGGGCCGAGGCGGCCCGCTTCTCGTTTCTGCTCGGGCTGCCCGCAATCGCGCTTGCCGGCCTCAAGGAGCTGTGGGAACTGCACAAGGTTCACCTCGACGCTCATGGCTGGTCGGTTCTGGCCACCGGGCTGGTCGTCGCCTCGCTCTCCGCCTTCTTCGCCATCTGGGGCCTGATGCGCGTGCTGGAACGCTTCTCTGCCTGGCCCTTCGTCATCTACCGTGGCCTGCTCGGCGTCGTGCTGCTGCTGGGCGTGGCGATGGGATGGCTGGCTTGA
- a CDS encoding transglutaminase-like cysteine peptidase, translating to MASSMGWRRKAKGLGLAVAVTAFCLAAGSAYAAPASMVVGGSTSQPIGHYDFCKIHVAECSIRSPNSVPEHLTSKLLHDISAVNLSVNTRVKPMSDMDNYGKDEWWAYPDNGFGDCEDYALEKRRELNSLGIAVANLLMTVVRKPDGEGHAVLTVRTDKGDFILDNLTDKVRLWNQTSYRYLKRQASDNTGHWVSILGGDEQLVSSVK from the coding sequence ATGGCATCCTCGATGGGTTGGCGCCGCAAGGCGAAGGGGTTGGGGCTGGCGGTTGCCGTCACCGCTTTCTGTTTGGCGGCGGGTTCCGCCTATGCCGCGCCTGCTTCCATGGTTGTCGGCGGCTCGACCTCGCAGCCGATCGGCCACTATGATTTTTGCAAGATCCACGTCGCCGAATGCTCGATCCGCTCGCCCAACAGCGTACCGGAACATCTGACCAGCAAACTGCTGCACGATATCTCGGCCGTAAATCTCTCGGTCAACACGCGCGTCAAGCCGATGAGCGACATGGACAATTACGGCAAGGACGAGTGGTGGGCCTATCCCGACAACGGCTTTGGTGACTGTGAGGACTACGCGCTGGAAAAGCGGCGAGAACTCAACAGCCTGGGTATTGCGGTGGCCAATCTTTTGATGACGGTGGTTCGCAAACCGGATGGCGAAGGCCACGCCGTGCTGACGGTGCGAACCGACAAGGGCGACTTCATCCTCGACAATCTGACCGACAAGGTCCGCCTCTGGAACCAGACGAGCTATCGCTACCTGAAAAGGCAGGCGAGCGACAACACCGGGCACTGGGTTTCCATTCTTGGTGGCGACGAACAGCTGGTCAGCTCAGTCAAATAG
- a CDS encoding isopenicillin N synthase family dioxygenase, whose amino-acid sequence MAQDIETIGIADLFGPPSTARDRADARIMAAASGIGFMAVRDFPGDAWLTPDGRAQLLHIFALPDTEKQKLLRWNFDRTRKNVYRGWFPLQPAAVSYKEGIDMGPDIADAAGVSASDDPLCEPTPLPAEDALPGWRTAAADYYRAMGMVGNALMRSIARGLGLPETIFDPYFEDGISTLRLIRYPLRDANAGVDISGPDFSVVHKGETRTIIGREHADSGFVTLLAQDGVEGLQAKNLAGEWIDVPPANGTLAVNFGQLLERWTGGRVRATRHRVIAPKTIRFSIPFFYEPRVDAEIAPLPLSGTEPFEPFLYGDYLWESATNFVEMSGIKHLREPRRARAS is encoded by the coding sequence GTGGCGCAAGACATCGAAACCATCGGCATTGCGGATCTGTTCGGGCCGCCCTCGACCGCCCGCGACCGCGCCGACGCCCGCATCATGGCTGCTGCCTCGGGGATCGGTTTTATGGCGGTCCGGGATTTTCCCGGCGACGCCTGGCTGACGCCGGACGGCAGAGCGCAATTGCTGCACATCTTCGCCCTTCCCGACACCGAGAAGCAGAAATTGCTGCGCTGGAATTTCGATCGCACCAGGAAGAATGTCTATCGCGGCTGGTTCCCGCTGCAGCCGGCAGCCGTTTCCTACAAGGAAGGCATCGACATGGGGCCGGATATCGCTGATGCAGCCGGCGTTTCGGCATCCGACGATCCGTTGTGCGAGCCGACGCCCTTGCCGGCCGAGGACGCCCTGCCTGGCTGGCGCACGGCTGCGGCGGATTATTATCGGGCGATGGGGATGGTCGGCAACGCGCTGATGCGGTCGATCGCACGCGGGCTTGGACTACCGGAAACGATCTTCGATCCCTATTTCGAGGATGGCATCTCGACGCTGCGCCTGATCCGCTATCCCTTGCGCGACGCCAATGCCGGTGTCGACATCAGCGGGCCCGACTTCTCGGTGGTCCACAAGGGGGAGACACGCACCATCATCGGCCGCGAGCATGCCGATTCCGGTTTCGTCACCTTGCTGGCGCAGGACGGCGTCGAGGGTTTGCAGGCAAAAAACCTCGCAGGCGAATGGATCGACGTGCCGCCTGCCAACGGCACGCTGGCGGTCAATTTCGGCCAGTTGCTGGAGCGCTGGACCGGTGGACGTGTGCGGGCGACGCGGCATCGGGTGATCGCGCCGAAGACAATTCGGTTTTCGATCCCGTTTTTCTATGAGCCACGTGTCGACGCCGAGATCGCGCCACTGCCACTGAGCGGCACTGAGCCTTTCGAGCCGTTTCTCTATGGCGACTACCTCTGGGAGTCGGCGACAAACTTTGTCGAGATGAGCGGCATCAAGCATTTGCGTGAGCCACGCCGCGCCAGGGCTTCCTAA
- a CDS encoding SRPBCC family protein, which translates to MTTKLDIAPANDRELVVARIIDAPRENVYRCWTDPKLITQWFAPKPWTTPRAEMDVRTGGSSLVIMAGPDGNEFPNPGVFLEVIPGKKIIFTDAYTQAWEPSEKPFMTGVLTFEDEGEGKTRYIARVRHWSVADREQHEAMGFHVGWGQCTDQLEDLAKTL; encoded by the coding sequence GTGACCACCAAGCTCGACATCGCCCCCGCCAATGACCGCGAACTGGTTGTCGCCCGCATCATCGATGCGCCGCGCGAGAACGTCTATCGCTGCTGGACCGACCCGAAGCTGATCACGCAGTGGTTCGCGCCAAAGCCGTGGACGACGCCGCGGGCCGAAATGGATGTGCGCACCGGCGGCTCGAGCCTTGTCATCATGGCCGGCCCGGACGGCAATGAATTCCCCAACCCCGGCGTCTTCCTGGAAGTCATTCCCGGCAAGAAGATCATCTTCACCGATGCCTACACGCAGGCATGGGAGCCATCGGAAAAGCCGTTCATGACCGGCGTGCTGACCTTCGAGGACGAAGGCGAGGGCAAGACCCGCTACATCGCGCGCGTCCGGCATTGGAGTGTCGCCGACCGCGAACAGCACGAGGCGATGGGTTTTCATGTGGGTTGGGGCCAGTGCACCGACCAGCTCGAAGACCTCGCCAAGACGCTTTGA